Proteins from one Candidatus Zixiibacteriota bacterium genomic window:
- the secE gene encoding preprotein translocase subunit SecE: MKDKVVKYIKETVVELKKVTWPSKQELIGSTIVTIFVSLVLAIFIFLVDQGLSNLMALVLS, translated from the coding sequence AAGGATAAAGTAGTAAAGTACATTAAGGAAACGGTCGTCGAGCTGAAAAAAGTCACATGGCCTTCAAAGCAGGAACTTATAGGTTCGACCATCGTTACGATTTTCGTGTCATTAGTTCTGGCAATATTCATCTTCCTGGTTGATCAGGGACTGAGCAACCTCATGGCGCTGGTGCTGAGCTAA